A genomic region of Raphanus sativus cultivar WK10039 chromosome 6, ASM80110v3, whole genome shotgun sequence contains the following coding sequences:
- the LOC108810965 gene encoding uncharacterized protein LOC108810965: protein MGNSLAKKPPPVVLVPPLFDYPPLSARNRMLESSYNMLFGKLALKILFEDYFEVKDADHFSAKFMLKPIDDPHVDLLASVSSAVDGKVEGDASFRWRSDVDDPHTFLDLSVSTTNPVLLVRSSAYYPKYGIGAFVVSPLISKKNDEYGIMGLRYASTNLSLGATVSPFSTKEEWPKNAWLVSKMGRLTVGAQYEPLCEKSKDTEKHRDLRNWSCAASYGLGSRSPLSPSFNVGLELARNSQFSASFYQHLVVQRQVKNPFEEDKVVGITNYIDLGFELQTRVDDSNTSASLPDSSLQMAASWQANKNFLLKGKVGALSSTFTLAFKSWWNPSFTFNITATNNHRTGRTACGFGLRVDNLREASYQRADPNFVMLTPNKEHLAEETVWKMGERPMLQSDLDAGNFSELPKELRPPQQII from the exons ATGGGGAACTCTCTGGCCAAGAAACCGCCTCCGGTGGTGCTTGTACCCCCGCTCTTTGATTACCCTCCTCTCTCAGCTCGTAACAG GATGTTGGAATCATCTTACAATATGCTGTTTGGGAAGCTTGCATTAAAAATTCTCTTTGAGGATTACTTTGAAGTTAAAGACGCAGATCACTTTTCTGCAAAGTTTATGTTGAAGCCTATTGATGACCCTCATGTGGATTTGCTTGCATCC GTTTCGTCCGCTGTAGATGGTAAAGTAGAAGGAGATGCATCGTTTCGCTGGCGAAG TGATGTTGATGATCCTCATACTTTTTTAGACCTCTCTGTGTCGACCACCAATCC GGTTCTACTGGTGAGGTCTTCTGCTTACTATCCTAAATATGGGATTGGAGCATTTGTAGTCTCCCCTTTGATTTCTAAAAAGAA TGACGAATATGGAATCATGGGGTTGAGATATGCCTCAACAAATTTGTCTCTCGGAGCTACTGTCTCACCTTTTAGTA CAAAGGAAGAATGGCCAAAGAATGCATGGCTAGTAAGCAAGATGGGAAGGCTTACAGTAGGAGCGCAATATGAACCGCTATGTG AGAAAAGCAAAGACACCGAAAAACATAGAGACCTAAGGAACTGGAGTTGTGCTGCTAGCTATGGACTAGGTTCAAGAAGCCCCTTAAGCCCTTCTTTCAACGTTGGCCTTGAATTAGCGAGGAACTCTCAG TTTAGTGCTTCGTTTTACCAACATTTAGTGGTCCAAAGGCAG GTGAAAAATCCTTTTGAAGAAGACAAAGTAGTTGGAATCACAAACTACATTGACTTAGGTTTTGAGCTACAAACGAG ggTTGATGATTCCAATACATCAGCCAGTCTCCCAGATTCTTCTCTGCAGATGGCTGCGTCTTGGCAGGCCAATAAGAACTTCTTGCTGAAG GGTAAAGTCGGAGCTCTAAGCTCAACATTCACATTAGCGTTCAAGTCGTGGTGGAACCCGTCTTTCACATTCAATATTACAG CGACTAATAATCATCGGACTGGAAGAACAGCATGTGGCTTCGGTCTCCGCGTTGATAACCTAAGGGAAGCTAG TTACCAAAGAGCTGATCCAAACTTCGTAATGCTGACACCAAACAAAGAACATCTCGCTGAAGAGACTGTGTGGAAAATGGGGGAGAGACCAATGCTACAATCCGATTTAGACGCAGGGAATTTCAGTGAGCTCCCAAAGGAACTTAGACCGCCCCAGCAGATTATCTAA
- the LOC130495609 gene encoding uncharacterized protein LOC130495609 yields MARRLTATEKGKGILIETDQPLIKRIKAPRLDNEALIREHSRTLIGQTTNNQEQRIWSLIQSLPRKWSIQGRVEGVDIGNDCFQFKFEKEEDLQKVLDNRPYHFNYWMVLLQRWEPVISATFLSQIPFWIEIKGLPLHYWHDLMVCNIGDELGTREKHELTSRTARVRVAIDGLKPLVKETIIEFDSGEEARITLEYKRLENHCSFCQRLSHLSSHCPTRREAESITKRLGSEYRRMRYPNTTKKNPHIRVAKSKRQS; encoded by the coding sequence ATGGCTAGGCGCCTCACTGCAACAGAGAAGGGTAAAGGAATTCTGATAGAGACAGACCAACCTCTAATCAAGAGAATCAAAGCCCCACGGCTCGACAACGAAGCACTCATTAGAGAACACTCTCGCACTTTGATAGGACAAACCACAAACAACCAGGAACAACGGATCTGGTCTCTCATCCAGTCACTCCCCCGCAAATGGAGCATCCAAGGAAGAGTTGAAGGAGTTGACATAGGAAACGACTGCtttcagttcaaatttgagAAGGAAGAGGACCTACAAAAAGTGTTAGACAACAGACCCTACCATTTCAACTACTGGATGGTCCTACTTCAGAGATGGGAGCCTGTCATTTCTGCTACTTTCCTGTCTCAGATTCCTTTCTGGATCGAGATAAAAGGACTCCCCCTCCACTACTGGCATGACCTAATGGTGTGCAACATAGGAGACGAACTAGGCACAAGAGAAAAGCATGAACTCACATCAAGAACTGCACGAGTCAGAGTCGCTATCGATGGTCTAAAACCACTAGTAAAGGAAACTATAATAGAGTTCGACTCAGGGGAAGAGGCAAGGATTACCTTAGAATACAAGCGTTTGGAGAACCACTGTTCTTTCTGTCAACGCCTCTCCCATCTAAGCTCACACTGCCCAACCAGGAGGGAAGCCGAGAGTATCACAAAGCGGTTAGGCTCCGAGTACCGGAGAATGAGGTACCCaaatacaacaaagaaaaaCCCTCATATCAGAGTCGCCAAATCCAAACGACAGAGCTGA
- the LOC108809822 gene encoding ribosome biogenesis protein NOP53, which produces MRVNRLITKVNQYWFSALGCSPLGTCVSGVVTLSSSVFIYIDVFGMRHEEKIAVSFCVFVFKSLRPITPPQQQTYSSSDEEEEEEEEEDELDMIPSEIYCPWTPARSPVEMTSPCRKSKSTGSSSSTSAWSRRRWKIRNLLKRSRSDGKESLEFLNSSPVNNIDKSCSSSPCPKNKETVKTKKKEKEKEKEKVSAHEKFYLRNKAMKEEDKRKSYLPYKQELVGIFSNIHRHGKAFPRF; this is translated from the coding sequence ATGAGAGTCAACCGGTTaataaccaaagtaaaccaaTATTGGTTTAGTGCATTAGGTTGCTCTCCACTAGGAACGTGTGTTAGTGGGGTAGTTACTTTGTCTTCCTCTGTATTTATATACATCGATGTATTTGGAATGAGACATGAAGAGAAAATTGCAGTAAgcttttgtgtttttgtttttaagtctTTGAGACCTATCACACCACCGCAGCAGCAGACGTATTCATCTTCtgatgaagaggaggaggaagaagaagaggaggatgaGCTAGACATGATCCCTAGCGAGATATACTGTCCATGGACGCCAGCGAGATCCCCGGTGGAGATGACGTCTCCTTGTAGAAAGAGCAAATCGACAGGATCGTCGTCTTCGACGTCGGCATGGTCGAGGAGACGATGGAAAATTAGAAACCTGCTTAAGAGAAGTCGCAGCGACGGGAAGGAATCACTCGAGTTCTTGAACTCGAGCCCTGTTAACAACATAGACAaatcttgttcttcttctccttgtccGAAGAACAAGGAGACGgtgaagacaaagaagaaggaaaaggagaaggagaaggagaaagtTTCAGCACACGAGAAATTTTACCTGAGGAACAAAGCAATGAAAGAAGAGGACAAGAGAAAGTCATATCTACCGTACAAGCAAGAACTTGTCGGAATTTTCTCCAACATTCACCGACACGGCAAAGCTTTTCCTCGGTTCTGA